In a genomic window of Drosophila takahashii strain IR98-3 E-12201 chromosome 3L, DtakHiC1v2, whole genome shotgun sequence:
- the Trxr2 gene encoding thioredoxin reductase 2, mitochondrial: MTAMKILCSSTRTAFRCSLGWCRHASSNSRYDYDLVVLGGGSAGLACAKEAADCGARVLCFDFVKPTPSGTKWGIGGTCVNVGCIPKKLMHQASLLGEAVHEAVAYGWNVDDQNLRPDWGKLVRSVQNHIKSVNWVTRVDLRDKKVEYVNSMGSFVDPHTIEYVARSGEGRRQVTSEYVVVAVGGRPRYPDIPGALELGITSDDIFSYEREPGRTLVVGAGYVGLECACFLRGLGYEPTVMVRSIVLRGFDRQMSELLAAMMTERGVSFLGTTIPRSVERQADGRLLVRYYNTSNQMEGSDVFDTVLWAIGRRGLIEDLNLEAAGVRTQNDKIVVDAAEATSVPHIFAVGDIIYGRPELTPVAILSGRLLARRLFAGSKQLMDYADVATTVFTPLEYSCVGMSEETAIELRGADNIEVFHGYYKPTEFFIPQKSVRHCYLKAVAEIAGDQKILGLHYIGPVAGEVIQGFAAALKSGLTVKTLLNTVGIHPTTAEEFTRLSITKRSGRDPTPASCCS, encoded by the coding sequence ATGACGGCGATGAAGATCCTATGTTCCTCCACCCGCACCGCATTTCGCTGCTCCCTTGGCTGGTGTCGCCATGCCTCCTCCAATTCGCGCTACGACTATGACCTGGTGGTCCTGGGCGGCGGCTCGGCGGGATTGGCCTGCGCCAAGGAGGCGGCTGACTGCGGTGCCCGCGTCCTGTGCTTCGACTTCGTGAAGCCCACTCCCTCGGGCACCAAGTGGGGCATTGGCGGCACCTGTGTGAACGTGGGTTGCATCCCCAAGAAGCTGATGCACCAGGCCTCGCTGCTGGGCGAGGCGGTCCACGAGGCGGTGGCCTACGGCTGGAACGTGGACGACCAGAACCTGCGGCCCGACTGGGGCAAGCTGGTGCGTTCCGTCCAGAACCACATCAAGTCGGTCAACTGGGTGACGCGCGTGGATTTGCGCGACAAGAAGGTGGAGTACGTCAACTCGATGGGATCCTTTGTCGACCCTCACACCATCGAGTATGTGGCAAGGTCGGGCGAAGGGCGCCGGCAGGTGACTTCCGAGTACGTTGTGGTGGCCGTGGGCGGACGACCGCGCTACCCGGACATCCCCGGCGCCCTGGAGCTGGGCATCACCAGCGACGACATCTTTAGCTACGAACGGGAGCCCGGCCGCACCCTGGTCGTGGGTGCTGGATATGTGGGTCTCGAGTGCGCCTGCTTCCTTCGGGGCCTCGGCTACGAGCCCACCGTGATGGTGCGCTCCATTGTGCTGCGTGGCTTTGACCGCCAGATGTCCGAGTTGCTGGCGGCCATGATGACGGAGCGGGGAGTTTCCTTCCTGGGCACCACCATTCCCAGGTCCGTGGAGCGACAGGCGGATGGGAGGCTGCTGGTGAGGTATTACAACACCTCCAACCAAATGGAAGGCAGCGACGTTTTCGACACCGTGCTATGGGCCATTGGACGAAGGGGTCTCATAGAGGACCTCAACCTGGAGGCCGCCGGAGTGAGGACGCAAAACGACAAGATTGTGGTGGACGCCGCTGAGGCCACCAGTGTACCGCACATTTTTGCTGTGGGGGACATCATATACGGTAGGCCGGAACTCACGCCGGTGGCCATTTTGTCGGGTCGCCTGCTCGCCAGACGCCTCTTCGCCGGATCCAAGCAGCTGATGGACTACGCCGATGTGGCCACCACCGTTTTTACACCACTCGAATACAGCTGTGTTGGGATGTCGGAGGAAACGGCTATCGAGCTGCGGGGGGCAGATAACATCGAGGTCTTCCACGGCTACTACAAGCCCACCGAGTTCTTTATTCCGCAGAAGAGCGTGCGCCACTGCTACCTGAAGGCCGTGGCCGAGATAGCCGGGGACCAGAAGATCCTGGGCCTGCACTACATCGGCCCAGTGGCCGGCGAGGTCATCCAGGGCTTCGCCGCAGCACTCAAATCGGGCCTGACTGTGAAGACCCTGCTGAACACCGTGGGCATCCACCCCACCACCGCCGAGGAGTTCACGCGGCTCTCCATCACCAAGAGATCTGGACGCGATCCCACCCCCGCCTCCTGCTGCAGTTAG
- the LOC108062189 gene encoding uncharacterized protein, with translation MICIPALNLFFYNCLVVYIARKVIRIIKAPLTNANGWCRIPLIGRIFGSQQPDTLDDGLEFPEFDVALWNVNLHVNFLLLLPALFQIHHFTLLVALILMWNFYVYQRLFAFYLKLVWHLWWSDLGWVYYAPLVIFGLVMNTLHLSLIIGTMKLQTKSPQDPLPQIQLESPPQQEQNSVTIGDGPER, from the exons ATGATTTGCATCCCTGCTCTCAACTTGTTCTTTTACAACTGTCTAGTGGTTTACATAGCCAGAAAAGTCATACGGATTATCAAGG CTCCATTAACAAATGCGAATGGTTGGTGCCGGATCCCCCTGATCGGCAGAATCTTCGGTTCCCAGCAACCGGACACTCTTGATGATGGGTTAGAATTCCCGGAGTTCGATGTCGCCCTGTGGAACGTGAATTTGCACGTAAACTTCTTGCTTCTTCTGCCGGCACTCTTCCAGATCCATCACTTCACCTTGCTGGTGGCCCTAATTCTCATGTGGAACTTTTACGTCTACCAGCGTCTATTCGCTTTCTATCTGAAGCTCGTGTGGCACTTGTGGTGGAGCGATCTTGGTTGGGTCTACTACGCACCCCTGGTCATTTTCGGACTTGTTATGAACACACTGCATTTGAGTTTGATCATCGGAACAATGAAGCTGCAGACGAAGAGCCCCCAAGATCCTTTGCCCCAGATCCAGTTGGAATCTCCTCCACAACAGGAGCAGAATTCAGTGACGATTGGTGATGGCCCAGAACGTTAA